A section of the Acanthochromis polyacanthus isolate Apoly-LR-REF ecotype Palm Island chromosome 1, KAUST_Apoly_ChrSc, whole genome shotgun sequence genome encodes:
- the LOC110950042 gene encoding interactor protein for cytohesin exchange factors 1 isoform X3, with product MFPEAWSNFKRSFQAKLLSLRLWWKAAFPISVAPSMAADDYNPVSLRHKSKKKSRGGNGTMSRRRISVKELGHSDHQGWLYRKKESKGFLGIKWKKYWFVLKKTALYWYTNQLAEKAEGYIDLTNFMIDIAIECKKKHAFKACHPQVMMFYFAAESHEDMNLWLNKLGLASIQYEPTERNTAAECYSEASDHEEAESTEIPPPPYSEQTLRHSMDAPGPPGSTHQGTLPPPYSSAIPSEANGSLSSPVSTMTSQSSASSLTKHRQSWMDLVSQASPPVGETAVVCSAQVHSHQPPQEETEEETVLENLASQDSSEIESNEETPAAEGEGQRLLGAQSEGDHGNSSDEMEKLYIHLKEASLSPIGDRKPSTRREFRASFIKRCKNQTVNDKLHLIRTLNSTLKSKEADLQTIEQVLSDPQLTSDKFRAWKEAHAPLVQEICVQQDQQVASEATKAAASVIAAPVVETSL from the exons ATGTTCCCCGAAGCTTGGTCAAACTTTAAGCGGAGCTTTCAGGCCAAACTGCTTTCGTTGAGGTTATGGTGGAAG GCTGCATTTCCTATATCTGTGGCTCCTTCTATGGCTGCCGACGACTACAACCCT GTCTCCCTCCGACACAAATCCAAGAAGAAGAGCCGAGGAG GCAATGGTACAATGAGCAGAAGACGGATCTCGGTCAAAGAGCTGGGTCATTCAGACCACCAGGGCTGGCTGTACAGGAAGAAAGAGAGCAAAGGCTTCCTGGGTATCAAATGGAAGAAGTACTGGTTTGTGCTGAAGAAGACGGCTCTCTACTGGTATACCAACCAGCTG GCAGAAAAAGCCGAAGGTTACATCGATCTCACCAACTTCATGATTGACATAGCCATCGAGTGCAAGAAGAAACA TGCATTCAAAGCTTGCCACCCCCAAGtcatgatgttttattttgctgctgaaagCCATGAGGACATGAACTT ATGGTTGAATAAGCTTGGGCTGGCCTCCATTCAGTATGAGCCAACAGAACGAAACACTGCAGCGG AGTGTTACAGTGAAGCCAGTGACCATGAAGAAGCCGAAAGCACAGAAATTCCCCCTCCACCATACTCCGAGCAGACTCTACGGCACTCCATGGATGCTCCTGGTCCACCTGGTAGCACACATCAG ggCACTCTTCCTCCCCCTTACTCCTCCGCGATCCCCAGCGAAGCTAACGGTTCgctctcctcacctgtcagtACGATGACATCGCAGAGCTCCGCCTCCTCGCTCACCAAGCACCGACAGTCTTGGATGGACCTGGTCTCGCAGGCCTCTCCTCCAGTCGGGGAAACGGCAGTGGTGTGCTCGGCCCAGGTTCACTCGCATCAGCCTCCACAAGaggagacagaagaggagactgTGTTGGAGAACTTGGCTTCCCAGGACTCCTCAGAAATAGAGTCGAATGAGGAAACGCCTGCAGCGGAGGGGGAGGGACAGAGGCTTTTAGGTGCTCAAAGTGAAG GCGATCATGGGAACAGCTCCGATGAGATGGAGAAGCTGTATATTCATCTAAAAGAGGCCAGCCTTTCGCCAATAGGAGATCGTAAACCATCTACAAGACGGGAATTCAGGGCCTCCTTCATAAAACGCTGTAAAAACCAGACTGTCAATGATAAACTGCACCTTATCAGGACACTCAACAGCACATTAAAG TCAAAAGaggcggacttgcagacaataGAGCAGGTGCTGTCAGACCCACAGCTTACCTCAGACAAGTTCAGAGCATGGAAAGAGGCTCATGCGCCCTTGGTGCAGGAAATCTGCGTCCAACAGGACCAGCAGGTGGCATCAGAGGCCACAAAGGCTGCAGCATCAGTCATTGCTGCTCCTGTGGTCGAGACCAGTTTATAA